The genomic DNA ATTTCCAGCAGGCGTTCGGTGGCGTCCGCACGTCGGTTGAGCACGACATCTTCGACGCGCTCGCGCAGTTCCGCCGGGACGTCGTCATAGATCATCAACGCACCGGCGTTGACGATGCCCATGTCCATGCCGGCGCGGATCGCGTGATACAGAAACACCGAATGGATCGCTTCGCGCACGGTATTGTTGCCGCGGAACGAGAACGATACGTTCGAGACGCCACCGGATACATGGGTATTCGGAAAGCGCCGCTTGATTTCGCGGGTGGCTTCGATGAAGTCCACCGCGTAGTTGTTGTGTTCTTCGATGCCGGTGGCGATGGCGAAGATATTCGGATCGAAAATGATGTCTTCGGGCGGGAAATCGAGCTCGCGGGTCAGCAGCTCATAGGCACGCGAGCAGATCTCGACCTTGCGTTCGCAAGTATCGGCCTGACCCTGCTCGTCGAACGCCATGACGACCACGGCAGCACCGTATTGCTGCACCTTGCGCGCATGTTCCAGGAACAGCGCTTCGCCTTCCTTCATCGAGATCGAGTTGACGATACCCTTGCCCTGCAGGCAGCGCAGACCGGCCTCGATCACGGTCCATTTGGATGAGTCGACCATCACCGGTACGCGCGCGATATCCGGTTCGGCGGCGATCAGGTTCAGAAAGCGCGTCATCGCCGCTTCCGAATCGATCAGGCCTTCGTCCATGTTGACGTCGATGATCTGCGCGCCGCTGGCCACCTGTTGGCGCGCTACGTCGACGGCTTCCTCGTAGCGTTCTTCCTTGATCAGTTTCTTGAACTGAGCCGAGCCGGTGACATTAGTACGCTCGCCGACGTTGACGAACAGCAGGTCGGGTGTGAGGACCAGCGGTTCGAGGCCGGACAGACGGGTATGGCGGGTGACGCTCATGTGTAACTGGACTCGCTAAGGGGTTCGATGGTGAAAGGAGCCAAGAGCGCCCCCTCACCCAACCCTCTCCCCCGGCGGAGCCAGGGGAGAGGGCTCGTTTTCGTCACGCAGCCGCTCATCATGCGGCTTGCTGTTCTTCGGTAGGGAGCGCGCGTGGGGCGTAATCGCGCACAGCCTCGGCAATGGCGCGTATGTGCGCAGGCGTCGTGCCGCAGCAGCCGCCGACCATGTTGAGCAGACCGTCGCGAGCGAAGCCGCCGATCACCGAGGCCATCTGTTCGGGTGTTTCGTCGTATTCGCCAAAGGCGTTCGGCAAGCCGGCATTCGGATGCGTGCTGATAAAACAACTGGCGCTGTTGGCCAAGGTCTGCACATGAGGGCGCAGATCGGCGGCGCCCAACGCGCAGTTGAGGCCAACTGACAACGGCCGCGCATGGTTCACCGAGTAATAGAATGCCTCCGCCGTCTGGCCGGATAGGGTGCGGCCGGAGCGGTCGGTGATGGTGCCGGAGATCATGATCGGCAGCCGGTAGCCGCGCTCGCGAAATACTTCGCTGATCGCAAACAGCGCGGCCTTGGCATTGAGCGTATCGAAGATGGTCTCGACCATGATCAGGTCGGCACCGCCATCGATCAGCCCGCTGGTCGACTCCATGTAGTTGCTGACCAGCTCCTCGAAAGTCACATTACGGAATCCCGGATCGTTGACGTCCGGCGACAGCGATGCGGTACGGCTGGTGGGACCAAGCACGCCGATGACGAAGCGTGGACGCTCTGCCGTTTCCACGGCATCGCACGCGGCGCGGGCCAGCGCGGCACCCTCGCGATTCAACTCGTAAGCCAGATGCTCCAGGTGGTAATCGGCCTGGCTGATGCGCGTAGAGTTGAAGGTATTGGTTTCGACCAGATCGGCGCCAGCTTGCAGATAAGCCTCGTGCACGCCGCGAATGATGTCCGGTTTGGTCAGCGTCAGCAGGTCATTATTGCCCTTGAGGTCGCAGCTGCCGGGATGGTCGTGCTGGTGATGGCTATCGTGACCTTCGACGAAGCGATCGCCACGAAAACTCGACTCGTCCAGCTGATGACCCTGCAGCATGGTGCCCATGCCGCCGTCGATAATCAGAATACGTTCGCGCAGCGCCGCTTCGAGTTTGGCGACACGCTCAGGGTTGTGCCAGGGTAGTTGGCTCATGCTTCACTTCCTCGCTGGTTTACGGGCCAGCAGGCTGATGACTTCAAAATGCGGTGCCTTGCGCTCGCGGCTCAGACGGATGCAACTGATCACATCCAGCTTGGCGCTCTTGGCAAAACCTTCCAGATCGGCGCTCGAAAAACCCAGGTTGCGGTGATCGAACGGTTCGACGACTGCGCGGTGATCGTGCTTGCCCAGCGTCACCGCAAGCAGCCGACCGCCGGGGCGCAGCACGCGCGAGGCTTCGGCCACGGCCTGTGCGGGCTGCTCGGTGTAAGTGAGGGCGTGCAGCATCAAAACCAGGTCGAAACTGGCGTCCTTCAGCTGCAGTTGCTGCATGTCGCCCTGTTCCACTCGTACGTGCTCGAACGCCTTGAGGCGCATCTTGGCGGCTTCGACCACACGATCGCTGCTGTCGATGCAGACGATGGAGCGCGCATGCGGCGCCAGCAGTTCGGCGGTCAGGCCGTCGCCAGAGGCGATATCGAGCACATCGCCGGTTTCCAGCAACTGCATCAGCGCACGGGCGACGGTTTCCCAGGTGCGACCGGGTGAATAATGCCGCTCCATGTCGCCGGCCACCGTGTCGGCCCAGCCTTGCTCGCGGGCACGATTGGCCAGCACGGCAGGCAGGCGCGCCGCATCGTCGCGCAGCAGCGCGTCGTCGATGCTTTCGCGCAGGGACTTGAGCAGCTCGTGCTGCTTCTCGTCGCCTTCGCTGTTGGCGCGGTAATACGCCGAAACGCCTGCACGGCGGTCGCGGACCAGATCAGCTTCCTTGAGCTTGGCCAGGTGGGTGGATACACGCGGTTGAGCAAGGTGAAGCACAGCAGCGAGCTCGGCCACGGTCAGTTCCTCGCGCTCGAGCAGCGCGAGCAGGCGGACCCGGGTAGGGTCCGCCAGCAGTCGCAGTACGCTCGAAGCCGTGGCCAGGTCCATTAGGCATCCTTATATCTCGATGGAGAGATGGAAGGCTAGGCCGGTTGGTGCGCAGCGTCAAGGGCGGAACGCGCGGCTTTTGTCAGTCCTGGGCGGGCAGATAGGGGTACCGCGCCATTAGGCGATGAAAGCAGCTCAGGTCGATGGCGGGTCGTTCAGGATCTGGCCTACATCGATGACATAGAGCCCCCCTTGCGGAAGAGCATCGTTCTGAGCATGCAACCAGGGCGGCGACGCCTTGGCGCC from Dyella sp. GSA-30 includes the following:
- a CDS encoding homocysteine S-methyltransferase family protein, producing the protein MSQLPWHNPERVAKLEAALRERILIIDGGMGTMLQGHQLDESSFRGDRFVEGHDSHHQHDHPGSCDLKGNNDLLTLTKPDIIRGVHEAYLQAGADLVETNTFNSTRISQADYHLEHLAYELNREGAALARAACDAVETAERPRFVIGVLGPTSRTASLSPDVNDPGFRNVTFEELVSNYMESTSGLIDGGADLIMVETIFDTLNAKAALFAISEVFRERGYRLPIMISGTITDRSGRTLSGQTAEAFYYSVNHARPLSVGLNCALGAADLRPHVQTLANSASCFISTHPNAGLPNAFGEYDETPEQMASVIGGFARDGLLNMVGGCCGTTPAHIRAIAEAVRDYAPRALPTEEQQAA
- a CDS encoding metalloregulator ArsR/SmtB family transcription factor is translated as MDLATASSVLRLLADPTRVRLLALLEREELTVAELAAVLHLAQPRVSTHLAKLKEADLVRDRRAGVSAYYRANSEGDEKQHELLKSLRESIDDALLRDDAARLPAVLANRAREQGWADTVAGDMERHYSPGRTWETVARALMQLLETGDVLDIASGDGLTAELLAPHARSIVCIDSSDRVVEAAKMRLKAFEHVRVEQGDMQQLQLKDASFDLVLMLHALTYTEQPAQAVAEASRVLRPGGRLLAVTLGKHDHRAVVEPFDHRNLGFSSADLEGFAKSAKLDVISCIRLSRERKAPHFEVISLLARKPARK